In Scytonema millei VB511283, the genomic window TGGGTAGGGTTTAGCCGTCGTTGGTTTCACAGTAAAATTAGCGTCCTCCCCAACTTTTCCACTTTTTTAGTTCAACCTGGAATTAACCTTATTTCTCAAGCTTGACGCGCGATCGCCCAAGCACCCCTCGAAGTTATGTCTAACATTTCTCCCCGCCGCCCTTGGTTTTATCCATTAATTACCTCTTCAGTCGCAATTGGTGTCGTTGTCGGTGCGCCTCAACCTGCCCCAGCCGCTCCTTTGTGGGAATTGCTGCTTCGCGGCGCTCAAGTCTATCAACTTTACAACGTTTCCGATCGAGAAGAAGTCCAGCTAGGCAAGCAGATTAACCAGCAGTTGGTTGGCGAACAGTTTCAACTTTATAACAATGCTCGCATCAATAACTATGTCGATCGCATCGGTCAGCGATTGGCAAAAAACAGCACTCGCCCAGACATCCCCTACACGTTTCAAGTCGTCAAGGACGACAGTATCAATGCCTTTGCTACTTCTGGCGGCTACGTTTACGTCACTACGGGCTTACTCAAAGCCGCAGATAATGAAGCACAACTAGCGGGTGTA contains:
- a CDS encoding M48 family metallopeptidase → MSNISPRRPWFYPLITSSVAIGVVVGAPQPAPAAPLWELLLRGAQVYQLYNVSDREEVQLGKQINQQLVGEQFQLYNNARINNYVDRIGQRLAKNSTRPDIPYTFQVVKDDSINAFATSGGYVYVTTGLLKAADNEAQLAGVLAHEIGHIAERHLIEQMRETAIARGLASAAGLDESTAVQLGVELALRRPNSRSDEFQADARGVQTLGKAGYAQVAMINFLEKLRSQRSVPTFLSTHPATGDRIARLEKIIDSQQANRGAGLNESNYQAQTQPLN